TTAGGGAATCAGAAAAACAAATACTTGattgatattataaaatgaGACAATTTTTTCTTGCTAGAGTGGCTTATATTGTGGGACGGGGGGAGTACTATGGAGGGTAATACGTTTTCTGATCATCCAACAaagttatttttcaatttaCTTACAATATTTATATAGCAGGGCATCCTTTAATAGCAAAGCATGTCTAGTTTTTGGTATCAAGCTTCAGGAAATCAATGTAAAAGaaattattcaatgaaaacaAGCACAGAAACTAGCTTAGATATAAGTTACAAACCTGAGCCATGGGAAATTCCGGTGATGTATAGGTCCATACAAACATTTCATCAGATAAATCATTTAAAGAGGCTTTAAGATGACCCATTTTAAACCTAACAGATTTTGCTGAATATATAGGTGACCCCATCTGAAAGTGAGCTGGACAGTTAACAAAAACAATGTCAGCAAAAAAGCATAGAAAGGTAAAATAAATTAGTCGAACACATAGTTTATGAAGATTTCAAATATCACCTTGGAAAGGCTGAATATTGATTTCTTTGATAATACATATTTGAGAGGCCAACTGGTACGTTAATGTCTCAGGCACATTGGGATTACTTTGTCCACTACTTGACCAATAGGAAAATCTACCAGCAATATTGTCTCTTTCCTCTAGAGTTTGATCAATGCTCTCCTGAGGGAAATTATCAGTGCTAGAAGCACAAATTGCTTTAGCTATGCAATCCATAGCAATAGGAGATAAGCAGAATCTAGCAAAATAACTAAAGACTCTATGATCTTTCCATAGAGCTAGAGATTCCATAGAACGGCTAGATCCAACCTCTGCATGTCCCTTCACTCCATTCTGGTTCAGTTCAACAACGCAGGCAACTCTAGATAATTGAGGAAACATTCTCAAGCACAACTGCTTAGAAAGGCCATTTTCAACCACTGCAAACCATAATATCAGTTAATCATTgcaataaatattttcaattgaAATTTGTATCTGTTGAGAACGAGAAATCCAGTTGTGAGTTGTGACTGGCAGTATCCACTGGAATGAACTTATTCTTTCATTTGATAGGTTTCTTTTACAGGAAacgaacaaaaaataaaatttagaatatACAAGAAAACAAGACCAATATAGCTCACCTTCCAAACCCAATTCATAAGCATCAAGGGTTGCTAACATAATACATCAAAGGGAAGCCAATACTTGATCCTATCCCATATCAAGATCAAAGATAATTCATGCAAAAATCTTATCATTACTTTCCAGCCAAGCATACTAAACGATATACTGACAATGTCTATAGTCCCTACTTAAGACATCAAAATGATCAAAttatcatttattttaaaattggcACTTTTTTTAAAGTTAGCCGTAGTGGCTTCTAAAGAAGTAGTTTGTTGAGATATTAAATTTCACTTAGCACAGCATGTGCAGGTAtgtcacatatttatatttattcttGTTAAACAGTGGCCTTATGCCTGAGTTAGCCTTCAGCCTTCATGTCTACATCACATTTACTTGGTTACATGCATATGTACTCAAAATTGGTATAAATACATACATTCATGAAATGTTTATCTCAGTAAtttaaagggttaaatatgtttttggaccCTACAAAATGGTGACCTTCTAAGTTTAgtccttaatttttattaaactttTAGTCCCTGGAAAATTATCATGCACTCGGTTTTGGTCCCTAATATTTAAGACAACTtgtatttttgaatgaatttttccCAGATATGTTTAGATTTAGAACATCATAAAAAGTTCCTCTAGATAAAACGagctcaaaatttgaattttaggtCATGATTTTCGTTATTTTTATCTTGAACTTTACcgtttaaaaaattcatatcatGATAAAcaattctaaattttagtaaatcaactttatatgatattttaaacatgcctataaaaaatcattcaaaaatttaagAGTTCAATGATAAttacacaattttatttttagtaggTACTAGAACTAtgtgcaagaattttttttattagtgctacaaatttaataaaaattaaataaggacCAAGCTTAGAAGGTCACCATTCTATAAGGTCGAAAATGAAAGTGAGTGCATCTTAGAGGGACCAAAACAGTGCTTTACTATAAATTATGCAAAAAGTTGGATACTCATAAAAACAAACTATAGCAAAGGGAGCACGATTCTAAAAGGATAAGATCAGAAGTATGATAGTTAtgacatattttataaaaggaaactTGGGCAGAAGGATATAGCTAATCATACCATTAtaggaatgtttccttattcgGCGAGGGAAGAGAAAATAGATCCGTATCTGATTGATTAAATAGCAGAATGTTCTCTGCCATTGTTTTTATGCATGATTTGAGTGGTGAATTTTACCCTAGGAGAGCTAAGGCCTCTCGAAGTACCTCCTTTATCATTTACAGCttatttcctttcattttagtCTTCTGTTTGTATTGTGAGCTAGATCCCACATGAACTCTAGCTATTTCCAGTAATAAGAATTTCTATTCACTACTATATTctactgttttattttattgatcaatgttCAGTAGTAATCGAGATCGAGTCCTATCAAAGTATAATGAAATGTAAAATGTATGCCACCGAGGATCTAAACTTGAACATCTCATGAGACTTggggataaaaataaaatacagaaTACAGATATAACTCACCAAAGTCTCTCCAAGTTCGCGAGACACAGCTGACACGGACTAGATCTGCTGGATCATCCAGACACTTGAAAATTTTGAGAGATGTATCAGGATCGAGCCAGTTCGAAAAATCATTGCGATGGTCCATCATTGACTTGGAATTTGGTGAATAAACAAAACTAGGTTATCTTCTAAAACCTGAAAAACATATTTGAATGAAAAAGGTTAACTGCAACAGTCGGCATAAACTTCAAAGTGAAACAGAAGATCCAAAtatatctatataaaaaaaaagtcttattttataacattttttaacTTATCTATATAAAACCAAAATTGAAACAACAATCCATgcattaaaaaaagtgattttttactTCATTTTTCTTATTCCTCAGATATATAATTTCAAAGTAACGGGGTTACATTACAGAGAAtgggaaaagaaaagaaaacacgAATTAGGCCAATCAAATCAtgacacacaaaaaaaaaaaaattactttaatcGCCTCAAACATGATCAATCAAGCAAATAGccaaacaaattcaaacataaaaacaaaaaccaaaggAATTGAGATAAACGGGTCATGAAATTCAGATAATTGGGTTAACAAACCTCGCCATTAAAAGAAGGGGAAATTGAATTAAGAGGCGAAATTTGTGAAGAACAATTAAAATTgaagtaataataatgaaagatgTTAAAGAAGAATTGTGGATAAGATCGAAAAAAATACCTTTGATGAGTAGAGGAAGACACGTCCCCCTGGAAGGAGCGAAACCCTAGAAGTATAAGGCAGAGTAAATCGCACAAGAAGAGAACGCTTAAAACTGGacgaatttttttaaaaaaataaatattaatgtgTATACTTCTTCTATTGGATattctaaaattttgttttaataaataaattctcaacacaatatgaccaaaaaaatataaaataaatatagtacTGTATCAATATTATAAGAAAGTTtctatgaaattataaaaaaaaaaacacaaagtttctatgaaaaaaaattatatataagaaatttagaggtttatcataaaaaatattttattataaaaaaatttgagtttatttagtttattttatgtctcaAATGAATATTAcattaatttacttattttttgaaaaggtaaaaaataataataatattaaatcgagcccaaacataaaaaaatattaaggctctgtttgatagcttatagcttctGGTCGATAACATTATGTGGTGTTAGATAAAATTAGCGATTCAACTTAGCTGATAAaagtaaaatgacataaaatacattcttaattaataataattttttgcttaaaaaaaatatttaaaataataatttaaatttattaatgtaatatatctttcttgtttttaaaaaaaaagaatgtaatatatcttttatacattattgttaaattaatttgtatattctgactctataaaaaaaaattgtatatgttgaaattttattttattttaaaaattatttttattttaatataatatatttttcaagttTTAAGTGTATTGTGTAAAACTAcctatttggtcccttacgtttattttaagtttcaaattagtcattttcgtcaattttgtcacatgtggcagccaatttAAATATGttgactgacacgtggcacttggacacatcgacacgtgtactgttcaaacggtgttagtgacaaaactaacggaaaggactaactgaaacctaaaataaacttaagggactaaattaatattttttaatactaagagatcaaattaaaacctaaaataaacgtaaataAGTAGTGTATATGAACTTCAAAGAGTAAAAAGAACTCAAGTTGATTAAGGTAGTCCAACCAGTTAGTTAGTAGAGCAAAACTgcgctagtttttttttttttttcaaggagTCCCACATCGCCCATACGTAAACATTTGAGAGAAAATTTGGTTATAAAATAGTAGTCCCTGGCTCCCAACTTTTCTGTAAGGTGAAGTGACCGGGTTGTTTTGGTACTTAAACAGATTTGCGCTGCATTTgttcaaacaaatatgaataTGCAATTggcaaagaagaaaagaaatgtaTCACTCTGCCGTCTACGGTGGTCCTCCCTCATGATCTCATCGTCGAGTTACTTTCCTATCTTCCGGTAAAATCTCTTGTCCGATTCAGGTCTGTTTGCAAGTCTTGGAAAACTGTAATTTACGATCCCACTTTTGTGAAATTGCACCTCAAGAGATCACCAACAAGAAATCCACTCTTTACACTAACAACGTACCATGTACCACGTACTCTTGGATATTATTACAGTGTCATTCCATACCCCATATCTCGCTTCATTGAGAACCGGTCATTCAACCTTTCCGTCGATCCTTACTATTCTTTGGAAGACAAAGAATGTTCACATATAGTTGGTACCTGCAATGGATTGATCTGTTTGTCTCATTATTCTTACATTGATGATCAGTTTAATAAAGAGTTCTGGCTCCGTTTGTGGAACCCGGCCACTAGGACAATATCTCCACAATTTGGGTATTTTCGTGGTTTTTATGTTTTCGACTTTAAGTTTGGTTATGACAATTCAACCGGAAAATATAAGGTGGTGGCATTCCGTTACCATAATCAGAAAAGCAATGTGAGAATTCTCAGTTTCGGTGATAATGTTTGGAGAGATATTGAAGGTTTACCTGCTGTTCCTGTTCATCTTCATTTTAATTATCATGAACATGCTGCTATTGGTTGTGTATATTTGTGTGGTAGCCTTAACTGGTTGGCTATTCACAATATCAATGAGTATAACTATAAGGATATTACAGTTGGGCAATTTCTTATTGTTTCACTTGATTTAGGGACAGAGACATATAATCAGTATATGCTACCTCGTCGTGTTGATGGAGTTCTGTCAGGAACGCCAACCGTTAGTGTGTTAGGGGGCTGcctttgtttttcttattcttacaaAGAAACTGATTTTGTTATATGGCAAATGAAGAAATTTGGGGTTGAAGATTCTTGGACTCAATTTCTTAAAATTAGTTTTCATAATCTTCAAGTAGAGTGCAACTTTAGTAAGCCTAGGATGATGCATTATTTTGAATTGGTGCCGTTGTTTCTTTCTGAGAATGGTGATACACTGGCGCTTACGAGCATTGGAGATTCCAATGCAATTCTCTATAATTTGAGTGATAACAGAGTAGAGCAAACAAAATTTACTGCAGCTAGAATTACTACTAGTGGTTGTAGTcagtggcggaaccagaaaAAAATTACTGGGTGGGCCGCTAAAAAATTTATGACTTATAATTTATGAGtttgtattgaaaaaaaaaattagtaacatttttttatgattttatagCTTACTActttatatatagtttatgaACTAATATTCTTACTTGCACTTGAACTAATATGCATACCGAGTGACTTACAATCATtcataataaactctaaactaatattttcattaatatttgtactaatATCTATActgaataaattaaaatcattaataaattaatactctatacttataaaaatattttttttggggggtGGGGGTGGGCCGTGGCCCACCTCAGCCACCCCCTAGTTCCGCTGATGGTTGTAGTACTAGTAATATAACTTGCTGGTACATGGCCATGGATTTTGTTGAAAGCTTAGTTTCAACTTTTTGAAAGTAAGTTCCTCTTCCATGGTTTActtgtttgaatttgaatttatgTTCATTTGTATATGTTGTTTTCATTATAATTGATTATGTGATTATTCTTAGTGTATATGATATGATTGTTTAAGTTAATTGTATATTTGAATGACTATTTATTTGCTCTTGTGACCGACTTGACACTCCCCTGGTTTTAATGAATTTGTtactattttcatattattatcaATCAACTAGAAGATGATTCTGCTAAAAGGAAATTCAATCTCTCTTGTTCATTATTTGTGTTTGTCATccaaatattttaaacaaaacaataattgaatgaatgaaagatTGAAGTGAGAACAGATTAATGAGTCATTTTTCAAGTTAAGTTTATGTGTCATTCCTATGTTTCCTTTGGTTGCTGTATCAGTAATTAGTTTCATGGATTATCAGTTTTGAACTCTTACATGCATTATATATCTGAAAATGTAAGtgtctgtgtgtgtgtggaaGGACTCTGCAAGTAagaaataagataaatgatttTCCATGTTTGTTTGCATGATCCAATAAGTAAAGaaaaggcaaattcctaatCCTACTATCTTGGTAATTTGACAGGAAAGGAAAAGGCAAGAGTACTTATGCAAGATAGTAGGAAGTTAAACAGATTCAAGAACTCTCTTACTCACTAGTGTTATTTTCCCATTG
This genomic interval from Trifolium pratense cultivar HEN17-A07 linkage group LG6, ARS_RC_1.1, whole genome shotgun sequence contains the following:
- the LOC123889787 gene encoding F-box protein At4g00755-like isoform X1, with translation MMDHRNDFSNWLDPDTSLKIFKCLDDPADLVRVSCVSRTWRDFVVENGLSKQLCLRMFPQLSRVACVVELNQNGVKGHAEVGSSRSMESLALWKDHRVFSYFARFCLSPIAMDCIAKAICASSTDNFPQESIDQTLEERDNIAGRFSYWSSSGQSNPNVPETLTYQLASQICIIKEINIQPFQAHFQMGSPIYSAKSVRFKMGHLKASLNDLSDEMFVWTYTSPEFPMAQENRLQKFMLPEPVLCIGGILQVELLERVQRQEMDGLLYICVSHVQAQGIQLSPAFTVDILGPSGMFVLKRDHRANCQPSATSEDESGEITTDGDFQQIVDILRGHAMGIGAVDGWDEEEYEVDDFVEDDDVL
- the LOC123889787 gene encoding F-box protein At4g00755-like isoform X2 produces the protein MMDHRNDFSNWLDPDTSLKIFKCLDDPADLVRVSCVSRTWRDFVVENGLSKQLCLRMFPQLSRVACVVELNQNGVKGHAEVGSSRSMESLALWKDHRVFSYFARFCLSPIAMDCIAKAICASSTDNFPQESIDQTLEERDNIAGRFSYWSSSGQSNPNVPETLTYQLASQICIIKEINIQPFQAHFQMGSPIYSAKSVRFKMGHLKASLNDLSDEMFVWTYTSPEFPMAQENRLQKFMLPEPVLCIGGILQVELLERVQRQEMDGLLYIWCVSSLCFSCSSSGDPVVTSIHC
- the LOC123891914 gene encoding F-box/kelch-repeat protein At3g23880-like, with product MYLRCICSNKYEYAIGKEEKKCITLPSTVVLPHDLIVELLSYLPVKSLVRFRSVCKSWKTVIYDPTFVKLHLKRSPTRNPLFTLTTYHVPRTLGYYYSVIPYPISRFIENRSFNLSVDPYYSLEDKECSHIVGTCNGLICLSHYSYIDDQFNKEFWLRLWNPATRTISPQFGYFRGFYVFDFKFGYDNSTGKYKVVAFRYHNQKSNVRILSFGDNVWRDIEGLPAVPVHLHFNYHEHAAIGCVYLCGSLNWLAIHNINEYNYKDITVGQFLIVSLDLGTETYNQYMLPRRVDGVLSGTPTVSVLGGCLCFSYSYKETDFVIWQMKKFGVEDSWTQFLKISFHNLQVECNFSKPRMMHYFELVPLFLSENGDTLALTSIGDSNAILYNLSDNRVEQTKFTAARITTSGCSQWRNQKKITGWAAKKFMTYNL